The proteins below are encoded in one region of Mangifera indica cultivar Alphonso chromosome 7, CATAS_Mindica_2.1, whole genome shotgun sequence:
- the LOC123220051 gene encoding late embryogenesis abundant protein At5g17165-like, with protein sequence MAANSKTTLEIANLGKRVINYFFKRGAAHSGVTRPFWRAAHTSAYDKNIEDQVRPAIVPDDVIQPLSEKYWAPHPQTGVFGPATENRPGAGGEHDYRSSPANGSGESVLEEKAWFRPTSLEDLEKPLHH encoded by the exons ATGGCCGCCAATTCGAAGACCACTCTAGAGATCGCCAACTTGGGGAAGCGCGTCATCAACTACTTCTTCAAGCGCGGTGCAGCTCACTCCGGCGTCACTCGCCCCTTCTG GAGGGCTGCACACACTTCTGCATATGACAAGAACATTGAGGATCAGGTCCGGCCAGCTATAGTCCCGGATGATGTGATTCAACCTCTATCTGAAAAATACTGGGCACCACATCCGCAAACTGGAGTATTTGGACCTGCAACTGAGAACCGTCCTGGTGCCGGCGGGGAACACGACTACCGTTCATCGCCTGCAAATGGTTCAGGTGAGTCTGTACTGGAAGAGAAAGCCTGGTTCCGCCCCACAAGTCTGGAGGATCTTGAGAAGCCTCTCCACCACTGA